In Primulina tabacum isolate GXHZ01 unplaced genomic scaffold, ASM2559414v2 Contig586, whole genome shotgun sequence, a single genomic region encodes these proteins:
- the LOC142534549 gene encoding serine/threonine-protein kinase ATM-like isoform X3: MALKLTSRDIQEIVSKLSSDKDKAREVIKKIDFYWRVCSVSWREGVKLLNTWLETDRSIGFTRYLSDKTSVLKPKEVPHSETWPFLVKILMQCASSEISSSKKRLPKSIFAKTLRIIVKRAQDDGCSGKKNLLLHVAKSLFNHVWDVLKDVPSFQSEYGVILRYLLEVTYYRFHMRKRVYSSGKKPKHRKFWSEVFRFTLTLHSLIENPPGDIPDDLRDNIISGFVGIFSHVRDEGKISRKLVECINTYLLKDGPNLGGKSLEIHQAVNHFVFRYWFATHDRSLKDSLICYAKLQVSLTRGVDDGSILLELVDVMSKELDQMSTSSTNSPEGEKCGIMTSSQFKVAELVALVFCRVCANTYKSPVTEKCARREHVVVLIKESRGGQMAMNY; this comes from the exons ATGGCCTTGAAACTCACTTCCAGAGACATTCAAGAGATCGTCTCCAAGCTATCATCCGACAAGGACAAAGCTCGAGAAGTAATCAAGAAGATAGACTTTTACTGGCGTGTCTGTTCAGTTTCTTGGAGG GAAGGGGTTAAGTTGTTGAATACATGGTTAGAAACCGATAGATCCATTGGATTTACTAGATATTTGTCTGATAAAACTTCAGTGCTTAAGCCTAAAGAAGTTCCACATT CTGAGACTTGGCCTTTTCTTGTCAAAATTTTAATGCAATGTGCATCTTCCGAGATCTCATCCAGCAAGAAGAGATTACCGAAGTCAATTTTTGCGAAGACTCTTCGGATTATTGTGAAACGAGCCCAGGATGATGGGTGTTCAG GCAAAAAAAATCTTCTTCTACATGTGGCTAAATCACTTTTCAATCATGTGTGGGATGTCCTCAAAGATGTTCCAAGTTTCCAATCTGAGTATGGTGTTATCCTTCGCTATCTTTTGGAAGTTACATATTATCGGTTTCACATGCGTAAACGAGTTTACTCCA GTGGAAAAAAGCCTAAGCACAGAAAATTTTGGTCAGAGGTTTTCCGCTTCACCTTGACACTTCATTCACTTATTGAGAACCCTCCTGGAGATATTCCTGATGATCTTCGAGATAACATTATTTCGGGTTTTGTTGGAATTTTTTCTCATGTAAG GGATGAGGGAAAAATTTCTCGCAAGCTTGTGGAGTGCATCAATACATATTTGTTAAAGGATGGACCAAATTTAGGTGGCAAATCCCTGGAAATTCATCAAGCAGTAAATCATTTCGTGTTTCGGTACTGGTTTGCTACTCATGATCGAAGTCTAAAG GATTCTCTTATTTGCTATGCAAAATTGCAAGTAAGTTTAACTAGAGGTGTGGATGACGGTTCTATTTTACTAGAACTTGTGGATGTGATGAGCAAGGAGCTTGATCAAATGAGTACTTCCAGCACCAATTCACCCGA GGGTgaaaaatgtgggattatgacAAGCTCACAGTTCAAGGTGGCGGAGCTTGTTGCCCTTGTGTTTTGCCGG GTGTGCGCTAATACATATAAAAGTCCAGTTACTGAAAAATGTGCCCGGAGGGAGCATGTGGTTGTCCTGATAAAAGAGAGTCGTGGAGGGCAAATGGCCATG AATTATTAA
- the LOC142534549 gene encoding serine/threonine-protein kinase ATM-like isoform X6 produces the protein MALKLTSRDIQEIVSKLSSDKDKAREVIKKIDFYWRVCSVSWREGVKLLNTWLETDRSIGFTRYLSDKTSVLKPKEVPHSETWPFLVKILMQCASSEISSSKKRLPKSIFAKTLRIIVKRAQDDGCSGKKNLLLHVAKSLFNHVWDVLKDVPSFQSEYGVILRYLLEVTYYRFHMRKRVYSSGKKPKHRKFWSEVFRFTLTLHSLIENPPGDIPDDLRDNIISGFVGIFSHVRDEGKISRKLVECINTYLLKDGPNLGGKSLEIHQAVNHFVFRYWFATHDRSLKDSLICYAKLQVSLTRGVDDGSILLELVDVMSKELDQMSTSSTNSPEGEKCGIMTSSQFKVAELVALVFCRNY, from the exons ATGGCCTTGAAACTCACTTCCAGAGACATTCAAGAGATCGTCTCCAAGCTATCATCCGACAAGGACAAAGCTCGAGAAGTAATCAAGAAGATAGACTTTTACTGGCGTGTCTGTTCAGTTTCTTGGAGG GAAGGGGTTAAGTTGTTGAATACATGGTTAGAAACCGATAGATCCATTGGATTTACTAGATATTTGTCTGATAAAACTTCAGTGCTTAAGCCTAAAGAAGTTCCACATT CTGAGACTTGGCCTTTTCTTGTCAAAATTTTAATGCAATGTGCATCTTCCGAGATCTCATCCAGCAAGAAGAGATTACCGAAGTCAATTTTTGCGAAGACTCTTCGGATTATTGTGAAACGAGCCCAGGATGATGGGTGTTCAG GCAAAAAAAATCTTCTTCTACATGTGGCTAAATCACTTTTCAATCATGTGTGGGATGTCCTCAAAGATGTTCCAAGTTTCCAATCTGAGTATGGTGTTATCCTTCGCTATCTTTTGGAAGTTACATATTATCGGTTTCACATGCGTAAACGAGTTTACTCCA GTGGAAAAAAGCCTAAGCACAGAAAATTTTGGTCAGAGGTTTTCCGCTTCACCTTGACACTTCATTCACTTATTGAGAACCCTCCTGGAGATATTCCTGATGATCTTCGAGATAACATTATTTCGGGTTTTGTTGGAATTTTTTCTCATGTAAG GGATGAGGGAAAAATTTCTCGCAAGCTTGTGGAGTGCATCAATACATATTTGTTAAAGGATGGACCAAATTTAGGTGGCAAATCCCTGGAAATTCATCAAGCAGTAAATCATTTCGTGTTTCGGTACTGGTTTGCTACTCATGATCGAAGTCTAAAG GATTCTCTTATTTGCTATGCAAAATTGCAAGTAAGTTTAACTAGAGGTGTGGATGACGGTTCTATTTTACTAGAACTTGTGGATGTGATGAGCAAGGAGCTTGATCAAATGAGTACTTCCAGCACCAATTCACCCGA GGGTgaaaaatgtgggattatgacAAGCTCACAGTTCAAGGTGGCGGAGCTTGTTGCCCTTGTGTTTTGCCGG AATTATTAA
- the LOC142534549 gene encoding serine/threonine-protein kinase ATM-like isoform X8, whose amino-acid sequence MALKLTSRDIQEIVSKLSSDKDKAREVIKKIDFYWRVCSVSWREGVKLLNTWLETDRSIGFTRYLSDKTSVLKPKEVPHSETWPFLVKILMQCASSEISSSKKRLPKSIFAKTLRIIVKRAQDDGCSGKKNLLLHVAKSLFNHVWDVLKDVPSFQSEYGVILRYLLEVTYYRFHMRKRVYSSGKKPKHRKFWSEVFRFTLTLHSLIENPPGDIPDDLRDNIISGFVGIFSHVRDEGKISRKLVECINTYLLKDGPNLGGKSLEIHQAVNHFVFRYWFATHDRSLKDSLICYAKLQVSLTRGVDDGSILLELVDVMSKELDQMSTSSTNSPECALIHIKVQLLKNVPGGSMWLS is encoded by the exons ATGGCCTTGAAACTCACTTCCAGAGACATTCAAGAGATCGTCTCCAAGCTATCATCCGACAAGGACAAAGCTCGAGAAGTAATCAAGAAGATAGACTTTTACTGGCGTGTCTGTTCAGTTTCTTGGAGG GAAGGGGTTAAGTTGTTGAATACATGGTTAGAAACCGATAGATCCATTGGATTTACTAGATATTTGTCTGATAAAACTTCAGTGCTTAAGCCTAAAGAAGTTCCACATT CTGAGACTTGGCCTTTTCTTGTCAAAATTTTAATGCAATGTGCATCTTCCGAGATCTCATCCAGCAAGAAGAGATTACCGAAGTCAATTTTTGCGAAGACTCTTCGGATTATTGTGAAACGAGCCCAGGATGATGGGTGTTCAG GCAAAAAAAATCTTCTTCTACATGTGGCTAAATCACTTTTCAATCATGTGTGGGATGTCCTCAAAGATGTTCCAAGTTTCCAATCTGAGTATGGTGTTATCCTTCGCTATCTTTTGGAAGTTACATATTATCGGTTTCACATGCGTAAACGAGTTTACTCCA GTGGAAAAAAGCCTAAGCACAGAAAATTTTGGTCAGAGGTTTTCCGCTTCACCTTGACACTTCATTCACTTATTGAGAACCCTCCTGGAGATATTCCTGATGATCTTCGAGATAACATTATTTCGGGTTTTGTTGGAATTTTTTCTCATGTAAG GGATGAGGGAAAAATTTCTCGCAAGCTTGTGGAGTGCATCAATACATATTTGTTAAAGGATGGACCAAATTTAGGTGGCAAATCCCTGGAAATTCATCAAGCAGTAAATCATTTCGTGTTTCGGTACTGGTTTGCTACTCATGATCGAAGTCTAAAG GATTCTCTTATTTGCTATGCAAAATTGCAAGTAAGTTTAACTAGAGGTGTGGATGACGGTTCTATTTTACTAGAACTTGTGGATGTGATGAGCAAGGAGCTTGATCAAATGAGTACTTCCAGCACCAATTCACCCGA GTGTGCGCTAATACATATAAAAGTCCAGTTACTGAAAAATGTGCCCGGAGGGAGCATGTGGTTGTCCTGA
- the LOC142534549 gene encoding serine/threonine-protein kinase ATM-like isoform X4, giving the protein MALKLTSRDIQEIVSKLSSDKDKAREVIKKIDFYWRVCSVSWREGVKLLNTWLETDRSIGFTRYLSDKTSVLKPKEVPHSETWPFLVKILMQCASSEISSSKKRLPKSIFAKTLRIIVKRAQDDGCSGKKNLLLHVAKSLFNHVWDVLKDVPSFQSESFTSVRGKGGKKPKHRKFWSEVFRFTLTLHSLIENPPGDIPDDLRDNIISGFVGIFSHVRDEGKISRKLVECINTYLLKDGPNLGGKSLEIHQAVNHFVFRYWFATHDRSLKDSLICYAKLQVSLTRGVDDGSILLELVDVMSKELDQMSTSSTNSPEGEKCGIMTSSQFKVAELVALVFCRVCANTYKSPVTEKCARREHVVVLIKESRGGQMAMACCTCLSHPQLFYSHP; this is encoded by the exons ATGGCCTTGAAACTCACTTCCAGAGACATTCAAGAGATCGTCTCCAAGCTATCATCCGACAAGGACAAAGCTCGAGAAGTAATCAAGAAGATAGACTTTTACTGGCGTGTCTGTTCAGTTTCTTGGAGG GAAGGGGTTAAGTTGTTGAATACATGGTTAGAAACCGATAGATCCATTGGATTTACTAGATATTTGTCTGATAAAACTTCAGTGCTTAAGCCTAAAGAAGTTCCACATT CTGAGACTTGGCCTTTTCTTGTCAAAATTTTAATGCAATGTGCATCTTCCGAGATCTCATCCAGCAAGAAGAGATTACCGAAGTCAATTTTTGCGAAGACTCTTCGGATTATTGTGAAACGAGCCCAGGATGATGGGTGTTCAG GCAAAAAAAATCTTCTTCTACATGTGGCTAAATCACTTTTCAATCATGTGTGGGATGTCCTCAAAGATGTTCCAAGTTTCCAATCTGA ATCTTTTACTTCTGTACGTGGAAAAGGTGGAAAAAAGCCTAAGCACAGAAAATTTTGGTCAGAGGTTTTCCGCTTCACCTTGACACTTCATTCACTTATTGAGAACCCTCCTGGAGATATTCCTGATGATCTTCGAGATAACATTATTTCGGGTTTTGTTGGAATTTTTTCTCATGTAAG GGATGAGGGAAAAATTTCTCGCAAGCTTGTGGAGTGCATCAATACATATTTGTTAAAGGATGGACCAAATTTAGGTGGCAAATCCCTGGAAATTCATCAAGCAGTAAATCATTTCGTGTTTCGGTACTGGTTTGCTACTCATGATCGAAGTCTAAAG GATTCTCTTATTTGCTATGCAAAATTGCAAGTAAGTTTAACTAGAGGTGTGGATGACGGTTCTATTTTACTAGAACTTGTGGATGTGATGAGCAAGGAGCTTGATCAAATGAGTACTTCCAGCACCAATTCACCCGA GGGTgaaaaatgtgggattatgacAAGCTCACAGTTCAAGGTGGCGGAGCTTGTTGCCCTTGTGTTTTGCCGG GTGTGCGCTAATACATATAAAAGTCCAGTTACTGAAAAATGTGCCCGGAGGGAGCATGTGGTTGTCCTGATAAAAGAGAGTCGTGGAGGGCAAATGGCCATG GCATGCTGCACTTGTTTGTCGCATCCGCAATTATTCTACTCGCATCCGTAA
- the LOC142534549 gene encoding serine/threonine-protein kinase ATM-like isoform X9, which produces MALKLTSRDIQEIVSKLSSDKDKAREVIKKIDFYWRVCSVSWREGVKLLNTWLETDRSIGFTRYLSDKTSVLKPKEVPHSETWPFLVKILMQCASSEISSSKKRLPKSIFAKTLRIIVKRAQDDGCSGKKNLLLHVAKSLFNHVWDVLKDVPSFQSEDEGKISRKLVECINTYLLKDGPNLGGKSLEIHQAVNHFVFRYWFATHDRSLKDSLICYAKLQVSLTRGVDDGSILLELVDVMSKELDQMSTSSTNSPEGEKCGIMTSSQFKVAELVALVFCRVCANTYKSPVTEKCARREHVVVLIKESRGGQMAMACCTCLSHPQLFYSHP; this is translated from the exons ATGGCCTTGAAACTCACTTCCAGAGACATTCAAGAGATCGTCTCCAAGCTATCATCCGACAAGGACAAAGCTCGAGAAGTAATCAAGAAGATAGACTTTTACTGGCGTGTCTGTTCAGTTTCTTGGAGG GAAGGGGTTAAGTTGTTGAATACATGGTTAGAAACCGATAGATCCATTGGATTTACTAGATATTTGTCTGATAAAACTTCAGTGCTTAAGCCTAAAGAAGTTCCACATT CTGAGACTTGGCCTTTTCTTGTCAAAATTTTAATGCAATGTGCATCTTCCGAGATCTCATCCAGCAAGAAGAGATTACCGAAGTCAATTTTTGCGAAGACTCTTCGGATTATTGTGAAACGAGCCCAGGATGATGGGTGTTCAG GCAAAAAAAATCTTCTTCTACATGTGGCTAAATCACTTTTCAATCATGTGTGGGATGTCCTCAAAGATGTTCCAAGTTTCCAATCTGA GGATGAGGGAAAAATTTCTCGCAAGCTTGTGGAGTGCATCAATACATATTTGTTAAAGGATGGACCAAATTTAGGTGGCAAATCCCTGGAAATTCATCAAGCAGTAAATCATTTCGTGTTTCGGTACTGGTTTGCTACTCATGATCGAAGTCTAAAG GATTCTCTTATTTGCTATGCAAAATTGCAAGTAAGTTTAACTAGAGGTGTGGATGACGGTTCTATTTTACTAGAACTTGTGGATGTGATGAGCAAGGAGCTTGATCAAATGAGTACTTCCAGCACCAATTCACCCGA GGGTgaaaaatgtgggattatgacAAGCTCACAGTTCAAGGTGGCGGAGCTTGTTGCCCTTGTGTTTTGCCGG GTGTGCGCTAATACATATAAAAGTCCAGTTACTGAAAAATGTGCCCGGAGGGAGCATGTGGTTGTCCTGATAAAAGAGAGTCGTGGAGGGCAAATGGCCATG GCATGCTGCACTTGTTTGTCGCATCCGCAATTATTCTACTCGCATCCGTAA
- the LOC142534549 gene encoding serine/threonine-protein kinase ATM-like isoform X7, translated as MALKLTSRDIQEIVSKLSSDKDKAREVIKKIDFYWRVCSVSWREGVKLLNTWLETDRSIGFTRYLSDKTSVLKPKEVPHSETWPFLVKILMQCASSEISSSKKRLPKSIFAKTLRIIVKRAQDDGCSGKKNLLLHVAKSLFNHVWDVLKDVPSFQSEYGVILRYLLEVTYYRFHMRKRVYSSGKKPKHRKFWSEVFRFTLTLHSLIENPPGDIPDDLRDNIISGFVGIFSHVRDEGKISRKLVECINTYLLKDGPNLGGKSLEIHQAVNHFVFRYWFATHDRSLKDSLICYAKLQVSLTRGVDDGSILLELVDVMSKELDQMSTSSTNSPEGEKCGIMTSSQFKVAELVALVFCRT; from the exons ATGGCCTTGAAACTCACTTCCAGAGACATTCAAGAGATCGTCTCCAAGCTATCATCCGACAAGGACAAAGCTCGAGAAGTAATCAAGAAGATAGACTTTTACTGGCGTGTCTGTTCAGTTTCTTGGAGG GAAGGGGTTAAGTTGTTGAATACATGGTTAGAAACCGATAGATCCATTGGATTTACTAGATATTTGTCTGATAAAACTTCAGTGCTTAAGCCTAAAGAAGTTCCACATT CTGAGACTTGGCCTTTTCTTGTCAAAATTTTAATGCAATGTGCATCTTCCGAGATCTCATCCAGCAAGAAGAGATTACCGAAGTCAATTTTTGCGAAGACTCTTCGGATTATTGTGAAACGAGCCCAGGATGATGGGTGTTCAG GCAAAAAAAATCTTCTTCTACATGTGGCTAAATCACTTTTCAATCATGTGTGGGATGTCCTCAAAGATGTTCCAAGTTTCCAATCTGAGTATGGTGTTATCCTTCGCTATCTTTTGGAAGTTACATATTATCGGTTTCACATGCGTAAACGAGTTTACTCCA GTGGAAAAAAGCCTAAGCACAGAAAATTTTGGTCAGAGGTTTTCCGCTTCACCTTGACACTTCATTCACTTATTGAGAACCCTCCTGGAGATATTCCTGATGATCTTCGAGATAACATTATTTCGGGTTTTGTTGGAATTTTTTCTCATGTAAG GGATGAGGGAAAAATTTCTCGCAAGCTTGTGGAGTGCATCAATACATATTTGTTAAAGGATGGACCAAATTTAGGTGGCAAATCCCTGGAAATTCATCAAGCAGTAAATCATTTCGTGTTTCGGTACTGGTTTGCTACTCATGATCGAAGTCTAAAG GATTCTCTTATTTGCTATGCAAAATTGCAAGTAAGTTTAACTAGAGGTGTGGATGACGGTTCTATTTTACTAGAACTTGTGGATGTGATGAGCAAGGAGCTTGATCAAATGAGTACTTCCAGCACCAATTCACCCGA GGGTgaaaaatgtgggattatgacAAGCTCACAGTTCAAGGTGGCGGAGCTTGTTGCCCTTGTGTTTTGCCGG ACATGA
- the LOC142534549 gene encoding serine/threonine-protein kinase ATM-like isoform X5 encodes MALKLTSRDIQEIVSKLSSDKDKAREEGVKLLNTWLETDRSIGFTRYLSDKTSVLKPKEVPHSETWPFLVKILMQCASSEISSSKKRLPKSIFAKTLRIIVKRAQDDGCSGKKNLLLHVAKSLFNHVWDVLKDVPSFQSEYGVILRYLLEVTYYRFHMRKRVYSSGKKPKHRKFWSEVFRFTLTLHSLIENPPGDIPDDLRDNIISGFVGIFSHVRDEGKISRKLVECINTYLLKDGPNLGGKSLEIHQAVNHFVFRYWFATHDRSLKDSLICYAKLQVSLTRGVDDGSILLELVDVMSKELDQMSTSSTNSPEGEKCGIMTSSQFKVAELVALVFCRVCANTYKSPVTEKCARREHVVVLIKESRGGQMAMACCTCLSHPQLFYSHP; translated from the exons ATGGCCTTGAAACTCACTTCCAGAGACATTCAAGAGATCGTCTCCAAGCTATCATCCGACAAGGACAAAGCTCGAGAA GAAGGGGTTAAGTTGTTGAATACATGGTTAGAAACCGATAGATCCATTGGATTTACTAGATATTTGTCTGATAAAACTTCAGTGCTTAAGCCTAAAGAAGTTCCACATT CTGAGACTTGGCCTTTTCTTGTCAAAATTTTAATGCAATGTGCATCTTCCGAGATCTCATCCAGCAAGAAGAGATTACCGAAGTCAATTTTTGCGAAGACTCTTCGGATTATTGTGAAACGAGCCCAGGATGATGGGTGTTCAG GCAAAAAAAATCTTCTTCTACATGTGGCTAAATCACTTTTCAATCATGTGTGGGATGTCCTCAAAGATGTTCCAAGTTTCCAATCTGAGTATGGTGTTATCCTTCGCTATCTTTTGGAAGTTACATATTATCGGTTTCACATGCGTAAACGAGTTTACTCCA GTGGAAAAAAGCCTAAGCACAGAAAATTTTGGTCAGAGGTTTTCCGCTTCACCTTGACACTTCATTCACTTATTGAGAACCCTCCTGGAGATATTCCTGATGATCTTCGAGATAACATTATTTCGGGTTTTGTTGGAATTTTTTCTCATGTAAG GGATGAGGGAAAAATTTCTCGCAAGCTTGTGGAGTGCATCAATACATATTTGTTAAAGGATGGACCAAATTTAGGTGGCAAATCCCTGGAAATTCATCAAGCAGTAAATCATTTCGTGTTTCGGTACTGGTTTGCTACTCATGATCGAAGTCTAAAG GATTCTCTTATTTGCTATGCAAAATTGCAAGTAAGTTTAACTAGAGGTGTGGATGACGGTTCTATTTTACTAGAACTTGTGGATGTGATGAGCAAGGAGCTTGATCAAATGAGTACTTCCAGCACCAATTCACCCGA GGGTgaaaaatgtgggattatgacAAGCTCACAGTTCAAGGTGGCGGAGCTTGTTGCCCTTGTGTTTTGCCGG GTGTGCGCTAATACATATAAAAGTCCAGTTACTGAAAAATGTGCCCGGAGGGAGCATGTGGTTGTCCTGATAAAAGAGAGTCGTGGAGGGCAAATGGCCATG GCATGCTGCACTTGTTTGTCGCATCCGCAATTATTCTACTCGCATCCGTAA
- the LOC142534549 gene encoding serine/threonine-protein kinase ATM-like isoform X1, which translates to MALKLTSRDIQEIVSKLSSDKDKAREVIKKIDFYWRVCSVSWREGVKLLNTWLETDRSIGFTRYLSDKTSVLKPKEVPHSETWPFLVKILMQCASSEISSSKKRLPKSIFAKTLRIIVKRAQDDGCSGKKNLLLHVAKSLFNHVWDVLKDVPSFQSEYGVILRYLLEVTYYRFHMRKRVYSSGKKPKHRKFWSEVFRFTLTLHSLIENPPGDIPDDLRDNIISGFVGIFSHVRDEGKISRKLVECINTYLLKDGPNLGGKSLEIHQAVNHFVFRYWFATHDRSLKDSLICYAKLQVSLTRGVDDGSILLELVDVMSKELDQMSTSSTNSPEGEKCGIMTSSQFKVAELVALVFCRVCANTYKSPVTEKCARREHVVVLIKESRGGQMAMACCTCLSHPQLFYSHP; encoded by the exons ATGGCCTTGAAACTCACTTCCAGAGACATTCAAGAGATCGTCTCCAAGCTATCATCCGACAAGGACAAAGCTCGAGAAGTAATCAAGAAGATAGACTTTTACTGGCGTGTCTGTTCAGTTTCTTGGAGG GAAGGGGTTAAGTTGTTGAATACATGGTTAGAAACCGATAGATCCATTGGATTTACTAGATATTTGTCTGATAAAACTTCAGTGCTTAAGCCTAAAGAAGTTCCACATT CTGAGACTTGGCCTTTTCTTGTCAAAATTTTAATGCAATGTGCATCTTCCGAGATCTCATCCAGCAAGAAGAGATTACCGAAGTCAATTTTTGCGAAGACTCTTCGGATTATTGTGAAACGAGCCCAGGATGATGGGTGTTCAG GCAAAAAAAATCTTCTTCTACATGTGGCTAAATCACTTTTCAATCATGTGTGGGATGTCCTCAAAGATGTTCCAAGTTTCCAATCTGAGTATGGTGTTATCCTTCGCTATCTTTTGGAAGTTACATATTATCGGTTTCACATGCGTAAACGAGTTTACTCCA GTGGAAAAAAGCCTAAGCACAGAAAATTTTGGTCAGAGGTTTTCCGCTTCACCTTGACACTTCATTCACTTATTGAGAACCCTCCTGGAGATATTCCTGATGATCTTCGAGATAACATTATTTCGGGTTTTGTTGGAATTTTTTCTCATGTAAG GGATGAGGGAAAAATTTCTCGCAAGCTTGTGGAGTGCATCAATACATATTTGTTAAAGGATGGACCAAATTTAGGTGGCAAATCCCTGGAAATTCATCAAGCAGTAAATCATTTCGTGTTTCGGTACTGGTTTGCTACTCATGATCGAAGTCTAAAG GATTCTCTTATTTGCTATGCAAAATTGCAAGTAAGTTTAACTAGAGGTGTGGATGACGGTTCTATTTTACTAGAACTTGTGGATGTGATGAGCAAGGAGCTTGATCAAATGAGTACTTCCAGCACCAATTCACCCGA GGGTgaaaaatgtgggattatgacAAGCTCACAGTTCAAGGTGGCGGAGCTTGTTGCCCTTGTGTTTTGCCGG GTGTGCGCTAATACATATAAAAGTCCAGTTACTGAAAAATGTGCCCGGAGGGAGCATGTGGTTGTCCTGATAAAAGAGAGTCGTGGAGGGCAAATGGCCATG GCATGCTGCACTTGTTTGTCGCATCCGCAATTATTCTACTCGCATCCGTAA
- the LOC142534549 gene encoding serine/threonine-protein kinase ATM-like isoform X2 — protein MALKLTSRDIQEIVSKLSSDKDKAREVIKKIDFYWRVCSVSWREGVKLLNTWLETDRSIGFTRYLSDKTSVLKPKEVPHSETWPFLVKILMQCASSEISSSKKRLPKSIFAKTLRIIVKRAQDDGCSGKKNLLLHVAKSLFNHVWDVLKDVPSFQSEYGVILRYLLEVTYYRFHMRKRVYSSGKKPKHRKFWSEVFRFTLTLHSLIENPPGDIPDDLRDNIISGFVGIFSHVRDEGKISRKLVECINTYLLKDGPNLGGKSLEIHQAVNHFVFRYWFATHDRSLKDSLICYAKLQVSLTRGVDDGSILLELVDVMSKELDQMSTSSTNSPEGEKCGIMTSSQFKVAELVALVFCRVCANTYKSPVTEKCARREHVVVLIKESRGGQMAMVDAAAL, from the exons ATGGCCTTGAAACTCACTTCCAGAGACATTCAAGAGATCGTCTCCAAGCTATCATCCGACAAGGACAAAGCTCGAGAAGTAATCAAGAAGATAGACTTTTACTGGCGTGTCTGTTCAGTTTCTTGGAGG GAAGGGGTTAAGTTGTTGAATACATGGTTAGAAACCGATAGATCCATTGGATTTACTAGATATTTGTCTGATAAAACTTCAGTGCTTAAGCCTAAAGAAGTTCCACATT CTGAGACTTGGCCTTTTCTTGTCAAAATTTTAATGCAATGTGCATCTTCCGAGATCTCATCCAGCAAGAAGAGATTACCGAAGTCAATTTTTGCGAAGACTCTTCGGATTATTGTGAAACGAGCCCAGGATGATGGGTGTTCAG GCAAAAAAAATCTTCTTCTACATGTGGCTAAATCACTTTTCAATCATGTGTGGGATGTCCTCAAAGATGTTCCAAGTTTCCAATCTGAGTATGGTGTTATCCTTCGCTATCTTTTGGAAGTTACATATTATCGGTTTCACATGCGTAAACGAGTTTACTCCA GTGGAAAAAAGCCTAAGCACAGAAAATTTTGGTCAGAGGTTTTCCGCTTCACCTTGACACTTCATTCACTTATTGAGAACCCTCCTGGAGATATTCCTGATGATCTTCGAGATAACATTATTTCGGGTTTTGTTGGAATTTTTTCTCATGTAAG GGATGAGGGAAAAATTTCTCGCAAGCTTGTGGAGTGCATCAATACATATTTGTTAAAGGATGGACCAAATTTAGGTGGCAAATCCCTGGAAATTCATCAAGCAGTAAATCATTTCGTGTTTCGGTACTGGTTTGCTACTCATGATCGAAGTCTAAAG GATTCTCTTATTTGCTATGCAAAATTGCAAGTAAGTTTAACTAGAGGTGTGGATGACGGTTCTATTTTACTAGAACTTGTGGATGTGATGAGCAAGGAGCTTGATCAAATGAGTACTTCCAGCACCAATTCACCCGA GGGTgaaaaatgtgggattatgacAAGCTCACAGTTCAAGGTGGCGGAGCTTGTTGCCCTTGTGTTTTGCCGG GTGTGCGCTAATACATATAAAAGTCCAGTTACTGAAAAATGTGCCCGGAGGGAGCATGTGGTTGTCCTGATAAAAGAGAGTCGTGGAGGGCAAATGGCCATG GTGGATGCTGCTGCTTTGTAG